A stretch of Candidatus Methylomirabilota bacterium DNA encodes these proteins:
- a CDS encoding xanthine dehydrogenase family protein molybdopterin-binding subunit yields the protein MATARLLGASIKRREDPRFITGKGNYVDDLKLPGMTYAAFVRSPHAHAGIRKIDTAKALKHPGVVAVFTAKDMTGVNSLPCGWDLRKDKNVPGVVQDLAMVPHMPLTSDVARHVGDPVAVVIADSQDAALDAAELVTVDWEVKPSVTATAGAAQAGAAQIHAGAPGNIAFKWELGGGDLDAAFKSADVVVKKRIVNQRLVANAMEPRACVARFEESTGDLTLWVTSQNPHVHRLLMCAFVLGIPEHKVRVISPDVGGGFGSKIFLYNEEVVCSWASRQIKRPIRWTSTRREAYLTDAHGRDHVTDAAMAMSKDGKILGLHVKTTANLGAYLSTFGPAVPTFLYGTLLNGVYVMGAIRCEVTGVFTNTTAVDAYRGAGRPEACYVLERMVDAAAAALKMDPAEVRKKNFIPKFSGAYQTHVAVSYDSGDYPKAFDRLLQMFDYKKFRAEQAEARKKGRYLGVGFSTYIEACSIAPSKLVGALGAGAGLYESGKVRVHPTGGVTVYTGSHSHGQGHETTFAQLVADELQIPIDQVEVVHGDTGAIPFGMGTYGSRSASVGGTALHMSVNKIKEKGKKIAAHLLEASASDIEYVGGQFQVRGAPGKAVPWGAVALTAYVPHNYPEGLEPGLEETSFYDPSNFCFPFGAHACVVEVDGDTGHVKIVRYVAVDDVGNVINPMIVDGMVHGGIAQGVAQALWEGAVYDEESGQLVTGSLMDYAVPKADMLPMYETARTETPTPVNPLGIKGAGETGTIASTPAVVNAVVDALSGLGVDHIEVMPLTPERVWKIVQAAKSKK from the coding sequence ATGGCGACGGCAAGGCTGCTGGGCGCGAGCATCAAGCGGCGCGAGGACCCGCGCTTCATCACCGGCAAGGGCAACTATGTGGACGACCTCAAGCTGCCCGGGATGACCTATGCGGCCTTCGTGCGGAGCCCTCACGCGCACGCCGGGATCCGTAAGATCGACACGGCCAAGGCCCTCAAGCACCCGGGCGTGGTGGCGGTCTTCACGGCCAAGGACATGACCGGCGTCAACTCGCTGCCGTGCGGATGGGATCTTCGCAAGGACAAGAACGTCCCCGGCGTGGTGCAGGACCTGGCGATGGTTCCCCACATGCCCTTGACCTCCGACGTGGCCCGCCACGTGGGGGATCCCGTCGCGGTGGTCATCGCCGACAGCCAGGACGCGGCTCTCGACGCCGCCGAGCTCGTGACCGTGGACTGGGAAGTGAAGCCCTCGGTGACGGCTACCGCCGGGGCCGCCCAGGCGGGCGCCGCGCAGATTCACGCGGGCGCGCCGGGGAACATCGCCTTCAAGTGGGAGCTCGGGGGCGGCGACCTCGATGCCGCGTTCAAGAGCGCCGACGTCGTCGTCAAGAAGCGCATTGTGAACCAGCGGCTCGTCGCCAACGCGATGGAGCCGCGTGCCTGCGTCGCGCGCTTTGAGGAGTCGACAGGCGACCTGACGCTGTGGGTGACGTCGCAGAACCCGCACGTTCACCGCCTCCTGATGTGCGCCTTCGTCCTCGGCATTCCCGAGCACAAGGTGCGCGTCATCTCTCCCGACGTGGGCGGCGGCTTCGGCTCCAAGATCTTCCTCTACAACGAGGAGGTCGTCTGCTCGTGGGCGTCGCGCCAGATCAAGCGGCCGATCAGGTGGACCTCGACGCGTCGGGAGGCGTACCTGACGGATGCCCACGGGCGAGACCACGTCACCGACGCGGCGATGGCGATGTCCAAGGACGGCAAGATCCTGGGCCTCCACGTCAAGACCACCGCGAACCTGGGAGCGTACCTCTCCACCTTCGGGCCCGCCGTCCCGACGTTCCTCTACGGCACGCTCCTGAACGGTGTCTACGTCATGGGTGCCATTCGCTGCGAGGTCACCGGCGTGTTCACCAACACCACCGCGGTGGACGCGTACCGTGGCGCAGGCCGGCCCGAGGCCTGTTACGTGCTCGAGCGGATGGTCGACGCCGCGGCGGCCGCACTCAAGATGGATCCCGCCGAGGTCCGGAAAAAGAATTTCATCCCGAAATTTTCAGGGGCGTATCAGACTCACGTGGCCGTCTCGTACGACAGCGGCGATTATCCAAAGGCGTTCGACCGCCTCCTCCAGATGTTCGACTACAAGAAATTCCGAGCCGAGCAGGCGGAGGCACGGAAGAAGGGTCGCTACCTCGGCGTCGGCTTCTCGACTTACATCGAGGCGTGCTCCATCGCGCCCTCGAAGCTCGTGGGCGCTCTCGGCGCCGGCGCGGGCCTTTACGAGTCCGGAAAAGTCCGCGTGCACCCGACGGGAGGGGTGACGGTCTACACGGGCTCGCACTCGCACGGCCAGGGGCACGAGACCACCTTCGCCCAGCTCGTGGCCGACGAGCTCCAGATCCCGATCGACCAGGTCGAGGTCGTCCACGGCGACACCGGCGCGATTCCGTTCGGCATGGGCACCTACGGTAGCCGCTCTGCTTCGGTGGGAGGCACCGCGCTCCACATGTCGGTCAACAAGATCAAGGAGAAGGGGAAGAAGATCGCGGCGCACCTGCTCGAGGCCTCGGCCAGCGACATCGAATATGTCGGTGGGCAGTTCCAGGTGCGCGGCGCCCCCGGCAAGGCGGTGCCCTGGGGCGCGGTGGCCCTCACGGCCTACGTGCCGCACAACTATCCCGAGGGCCTCGAGCCGGGGCTCGAGGAGACGAGCTTCTACGATCCCTCGAACTTCTGCTTCCCGTTCGGGGCCCACGCCTGCGTCGTCGAGGTCGATGGCGACACCGGCCACGTGAAGATCGTGCGGTACGTGGCCGTGGACGACGTCGGGAACGTGATCAATCCCATGATCGTCGACGGGATGGTCCACGGCGGGATTGCCCAGGGAGTGGCGCAAGCCCTCTGGGAGGGGGCGGTCTACGACGAGGAGTCCGGCCAGCTCGTCACCGGCAGCCTCATGGACTACGCGGTGCCGAAGGCCGACATGCTGCCGATGTACGAGACCGCGCGCACCGAGACGCCGACGCCGGTCAACCCGCTCGGCATCAAGGGGGCGGGAGAGACGGGGACCATCGCCTCCACCCCGGCGGTCGTCAACGCGGTCGTGGACGCGCTGTCGGGTCTCGGTGTTGACCATATCGAAGTCATGCCGCTCACGCCTGAGCGGGTCTGGAAGATCGTCCAGGCCGCCAAATCGAAGAAGTAA